In the genome of Rhodamnia argentea isolate NSW1041297 chromosome 3, ASM2092103v1, whole genome shotgun sequence, one region contains:
- the LOC125314043 gene encoding uncharacterized protein LOC125314043, whose amino-acid sequence MSGRGRRAPRAPRRRPVRLVDEIDVGAAPPVAPPAAGPARQEPTMAEVMQALGAMGELIGQQIRNQNAATAAAVGAPPVAPPAIPPVDVPPVAVVEDRKAQKMVEQVSKLKPPQFTGSGDPEAATQWIEGLEKVFNLLRCSNEDKVVPAVYQLEARERKMAEFFRLPRNQMTVDQYEAKFSELSKYAPRLIEDPEDRARKFGDGLKPEIKSILAPFNLRDYDDLYERAPIVERDLGERTAASGSRFGSSSRFEKRQGKKPMYGGRHNIPPNRRGAINKPVFRRNEVCSLCHQRHGPGPCPFRNGACYGCGQLGHRVKDCPQRQLGRRAPQPRVPLRGAAPQNFRNRPQAQGRVFAVTREEAKDSPTVSTPLKDSVVAANGCPNRRLVIDGHEGRIDLIVLEMYDFDPIVGMDWLMKQKAVVDCYRKAIQFNPLDGIGFEFVGSRGGTSTLLISSLEATRLLESGCEGYLATVMDVSVEEPKIENIA is encoded by the exons ATGAGCGGGCGCGGTAGAAGAGCACCTCGGGCACCCCGAAGGAGGCCCGTGAGGCTGGTAGATGAGATCGATGTTGGAGCAGCACCTCCCGTTGCACCTCCCGCAGCTGGTCCGGCTCGGCAAGAGCCGACTATGGCAGAGGTTATGCAAGCTTTAGGAGCTATGGGGGAGTTGATAGGGCAGCAGATAAGGAATCAAAATGCCGCTACCGCCGCCGCTGTTGGAGCCCCACCCGTAGCTCCACCTGCAATTCCGCCAGTGGATGTGCCACCCGTGGCCGTAGTGGAGGATCGTAAGGCTCAAAAGATGGTGGAACAGGTTTCGAAGTTGAAGCCACCGCAGTTCACCGGAAGCGGAGACCCCGAGGCCGCCACCCAATGGATTGAAGGATTGGAGAAAGTGTTCAACTTGCTTAGATGTTCTAATGAGGATAAGGTGGTCCCGGCCGTTTATCAACTAGAGG CTAGAGAGCGGAAGATGGCTGAGTTCTTCCGCCTCCCGCGTAATCAAATGACTGTCGACCAATATGAAGCTAAGTTCTCGGAATTGTCTAAGTATGCCCCGAGGTTGATTGAGGACCCCGAGGATAGGGCTCGAAAGTTCGGGGACGGACTAAAGCCCGAGATTAAGAGTATTCTAGCGCCGTTCAACCTTCGGGACTATGATGACCTTTATGAGAGGGCGCCGATAGTGGAGCGGGACTTAGGTGAGAGAACCGCCGCATCCGGGTCGCGGTTTGGATCCTCAAGTAGATTTGAGAAGAGGCAAGGGAAGAAGCCTATGTATGGGGGCAGACATAACATCCCACCCAATCGCAGAGGAGCGATCAATAAACCTGTTTTCCGCCGGAATGAGGTGTGCAGTCTGTGTCACCAGAGACATGGACCTGGTCCATGCCCGTTTAGGAATGGAGCCTGCTATGGATGTGGCCAGCTGGGCCATCGGGTGAAGGACTGCCCGCAGAGGCAGCTAGGAAGGCGGGCGCCACAACCGAGAGTACCGCTAAGGGGAGCCGCGCCACAAAACTTCCGGAATCGTCCACAGGCTCAAGGAAGGGTGTTTGCTGTCACCCGTgaggaggcgaaggattcgccgacc GtttctacacctttaaaggatagtgTAGTGGCTGCAAATGGATGTCCTAACCGTAGGCTGGTTATAGATGGACATGAGGGTAGAATAGACTTGATTGTGCTGgaaatgtatgactttgatccGATCgtggggatggattggttgatgaAGCAAAAGGCTGTAGTGGATTGTTATCGTAAGGCCATCCAGTTTAACCCGTTGGATGGAAtaggttttgaatttgttgggaGTCGGGGTGGAACCTCAACCTTGTTGATTTCGTCGTTGGAAGCGACGCGTCTGTTGGAAAGTGGATGCGAAGGGTATTTGGCGACCGTAATGGATGTATCGGTTGAGGAACCGAAGATTGAGAACATCGCATGA